A portion of the Fulvia fulva chromosome 1, complete sequence genome contains these proteins:
- a CDS encoding Potassium transport protein 1 has protein sequence MLPQLRKTWGVVLRALSLALRRLKPPNKYLHYKSKLSLYFVVLITVSSSLLYVLGISENTISGIDAVFMACSAALGAGFNTVNLSTLNASQQTVMYCTIVLGHPIFISLAPIQAKIRKLQPGAKEYVRSRKMALQQSSSESVASRASTPSEPLGRHAATITIDDTQAAAALRAESALSPTPSFRPRLGSSGLQFESDCHVTRAESRASQLFRGRRPSAISHLSTATQQPAASVIQDDFRAAGYVDLHGGFHDLTSKGKDHTQFLECLFAEFLRVAIIFHLVFCYTVGALIMVPIIGRMPRRDGLDKGLNLHWVGFFLVASSFTNTGLTLVDQNMVPFQQEWAVLGTMALLILAGNTLHPVIINGHGQNDGQKDNQIQEDCQNWIDALEKRQSGCFAGFELFNINNPDDVWFNKPRISLAIKAGVGLFQAFCIRSAGFTVVPISYMSPLAHQSPHTNVLEERDLGIWDGERVEDVKSGRLHNIAKKLHIDINAFGWLQLAKRISFDAWPIFIAALLITFTEYLGGKMPPGDTDFTLDTILFEVVSAYAGVGLSVGHDKGDTSLCAVFSNLSKIIICLVMFVGRLRNQPVDLDMAVQGLAAVDEEQSEIEMEEGLESTSVSEDSDG, from the exons ATGTTACCCCAGCTGCGGAAGACTTGGGGCGTAGTGCTGCGCGCGCTGAGTCTGGCCCTGAGGCGCCTGAAACCTCCGAATAAATACCTCCACTACAAGTCCAAGCTATCCTTGTACTTCGTGGTGCTGATAACCGTCAGCTCAAGCCTACTCTACGTACTAGGCATCTCGGAGAATACGATCTCGGGCATCGATGCTGTCTTCATGGCTTGTAGCGCAGCCTTGGGGGCTGGTTTCAACACTGTCAACCTGTCCACGCTAAATGCTTCCCAGCAGACTGTGATGTACTGTACCATAGTCCTCGGCCATCCGATCTTCATCTCACTTGCCCCGATTCAAGCCAAGATACGCAAGCTTCAGCCGGGTGCCAAGGAATATGTTCGCTCGCGAAAGATGGCGCTCCAGCAATCGTCATCGGAGAGTGTCGCTTCGAGAGCGTCTACACCATCTGAGCCACTAGGAAGGCATGCCGCGACGATCACCATCGACGACACTCAGGCGGCAGCAGCGCTTCGTGCCGAGAGTGCTCTCAGCCCCACCCCATCTTTCCGCCCACGCCTTGGCTCTTCAGGCCTGCAGTTCGAGAGTGATTGTCATGTCACCAGAGCAGAGAGCCGCGCCAGTCAGCTCTTCCGCGGTAGGCGCCCCTCTGCGATCTCCCACCTATCCACGGCAACGCAACAGCCCGCCGCCTCGGTCATTCAAGATGATTTTCGCGCAGCAGGTTACGTTGACCTGCATGGTGGCTTCCATGATCTTACTTCGAAAGGAAAAGATCATACCCAGTTTCTGGAATGCTTGTTCGCGGAATTCCTCCGCGTTGCTATCATATTCCATCTCGTCTTTTGCTACACCGTCGGAGCACTCATTATGGTGCCCATAATCGGCAGAATGCCCCGGAGAGACGGTCTGGATAAGGGATTGAATCTTCATTGGGTTGGCTTCTTCTTAGTGGCATCTTCCTTCACCAACACTGGCCTCACTCTTGTCGACCAGAATATGGTACCATTCCAGCAAGAATGGGCTGTGCTGGGAACAATGGCCTTGCTCATCCTTGCTGGCAACACCCTTCACCCCGTCATCAT CAATGGTCATGGGCAAAACGATGGACAAAAGGATAATCAGATACAAGAAGACTGTCAGAACTGGATCGATGCGCTGGA AAAGCGACAATCTGGCTGCTTC GCAGGATTCGAGCTTTTCAACATCAACAACCCGGACGACGTTTGGTTCAATAAGCCACGTATTAGTCTAGCAATTAAAGCTGGTGTGGGACTCTTCCAGGCTTTCTGCATTCGAAGTGCAGGCTTCACAGTCGTTCCGATCAGCTATATGAGTCCACTAGCGCA TCAATCTCCTCACACCAATGTGCTTGAAGAGCGCGACCTTGGAATTTGGGATGGAGAGAGGGTCGAGGATGTCAAGTCTGGACGCCTCCACAACATCGCCAAAAAGCTCCATATCGATATCAACGCTTTCGGATGGCTACAACTAGCAAAGCGCATCTCGTTCGATGCTTGGCCCATCTTCATCGCAGCCCTGCTCATTACCTTCACCGAATACCTCGGCGGTAAGATGCCCCCGGGAGACACAGACTTTACTCTAGACACTATTCTCTTCGAGGTTGTGTCGGCGTACGCAGGAGTCGGCTTGTCGGTCGGTCATGACAAGGGAGACACGAGCCTTTGTGCAGTGTTTAGCAATCTCAGTAAAATCATAATCTGCTTGGTCATGTTCGTAGGTCGCCTACGTAACCAGCCTGTTGACCTTGATATGGCTGTGCAGGGTCTGGCGGCGGTGGATGAGGAGCAGAGTGAGATTGAGATGGAGGAGGGGCTAGAGAGTACGAGCGTGAGCGAGGACAGTGATGGTTGA